The following are encoded together in the Populus trichocarpa isolate Nisqually-1 chromosome 5, P.trichocarpa_v4.1, whole genome shotgun sequence genome:
- the LOC7455182 gene encoding uncharacterized protein LOC7455182 isoform X1 produces MITCKASSFNFETNPSHQITLKRYLPSSQAKYRPSHRSTAVSCSSSSVGGLKWNTTTTKASQREKKSQKEEGEEGEEGEGEGERKVHCEVEVISWRERRIKAQILVYADIQSVWNSLTDYERLADFIPNLVCSGRIPCPHPGRVWLEQRGLQRALYWHIEARVVLDLQEFPHSANNRELHFSMVDGDFKKFEGKWSLRSGTRHGTTTLSYEVNVMPRYNFPAIFLERIIGSDLPVNLRALACRAERDFEGNQKTGITESETSMTASTSPGMVLDGAFREKDKLSTEDLKQSYPSSTFGPMLPPSNDLNNNWGVLGKACRLDRRCMVDEVHLRRYDGLLENGGVHRCVFASITVKAPVREVWNVLTAYESLPEFVPNLAISKILSRENNKVRILQEGCKGLLYMVLHARVVLDLCEHLEQEISFEQVEGDFDSFQGKWILEQLGSHHTLLKYNVESKTHRDTFLSEAIMEEVIYEDLPSNLCAIRDYIEKRESNNSSETEEHGQYSKELDSSRGDSYHEHSMAVQQVSDVSNPNSLKQRPRVPGLQRDIDVLKSELLKFISEHGQEGFMPMRKQLRLHGRVDIEKAITRMGGFRRIATLMNLSLAYKHRKPKGYWDNLENLQEEISRFQRSWGMDLSFMPSRKSFERAGRYDIARALEKWGGLHEVSRLLALKVRHPNRQANSIKDRKIDDVSTDAEGEDKIPTKAYVSQDTQKWLMKFKDLDINWVD; encoded by the exons ATGATCACTTGCAAAGCTTCAAGCTTCAATTTCGAAACCAACCCATCTCATCAAATTACGCTTAAAAGATACCTACCAAGTTCACAAGCTAAGTACCGGCCATCTCATAGAAGCACAGCGGTGtcatgttcttcttcttccgtTGGGGGGCTGAAATGGAACACCACAACCACAAAGGCAAGTCAAAGAGAGAAGAAGTCCCAGAAAGAGGAAGGAGAGGAAGGagaggaaggagaaggagaaggagaaaggaAGGTGCATTGTGAAGTGGAAGTTATTTCTTGGCGGGAAAGAAGAATTAAGGCACAGATATTAGTCTACGCTGACATTCAATCAGTCTGGAATTCTCTCACTGATTATGAGCGACTTGCTGATTTTATTCCAAATCTTGTTTGCAG TGGGAGAATCCCTTGCCCACATCCTGGGAGGGTATGGTTAGAGCAGAGAGGATTGCAAAGGGCACTCTATTGGCACATTGAAGCTCGTGTTGTCTTGGATCTCCAAGAATTTCCCCATTCA GCCAATAATCGTGAACTACACTTTTCAATGGTTGATGGGGATTTTAAAAAGTTCGAAGGCAAATGGTCATTGAGATCTGGGACAAG GCATGGAACAACAACATTGTCATATGAAGTTAATGTGATGCCACGATACAACTTTCCAGCTATTTTTCTGGAGAGGATTATTGGATCAGATCTTCCTGTAAATCTTCGAGCCTTGGCTTGTCGGGCAGAGAGAGATTTTGAGGGGAACCAGAAGACAGGAATTACAGAGAGTGAGACATCCATGACTGCATCTACTTCTCCTGGAATGGTTTTGGATGGTGCTTTTCGTGAGAAGGATAAACTGTCAACTGAAGATTTAAAACAGAGTTATCCCAGCTCAACTTTTGGTCCCATGCTGCCACCTTCAAATGATTTGAACAATAACTGGGGGGTGCTTGGAAAAGCTTGCAGATTGGACAGGCGTTGCATGGTGGATGAAGTTCATCTGCGCAGATATGATGGCCTTTTG GAAAATGGAGGGGTTCATCGCTGTGTTTTTGCTAGCATAACTGTAAAAGCTCCTGTTCGTGAAGTTTGGAATGTTTTGACTGCTTATGAGAGTCTTCCCGA GTTTGTTCCAAACTTAGCCATCAGTAAGATTTTATCTCGAGAAAACAATAAAGTTCGCATTCTTCAG GAAGGATGTAAGGGCCTATTGTATATGGTACTTCATGCACGTGTTGTTCTAGATTTATGTGAACACCTTGAACAGGAAATCAGTTTTGAGCAGGTAGAAGGGGACTTCGATTCATTTCAAGGAAAATGGATTCTAGAGCAATTAGGAAGCCACCACACGCTACTGAAATATAATGTGGAGTCCAAAACGCACAGAGATACATTCCTTTCTGAAGCTATTATGGAAGAG GTTATATATGAAGATCTCCCATCAAATTTATGTGCAATTCGAGACTATATCGAGAAAAGGGAATCCAACAACTCTTCGGAAACAGAAGAACATGGACAATATTCGAAGGAATTGGATTCATCCAGAGGTGACAGTTATCACGAGCACAGTATGGCAGTTCAGCAGGTTTCTGATGTCAGTAACCCAAATTCACTTAAACAAAGACCCAGGGTCCCGGGATTGCAACGAGATATTGATGTTCTTAAATCTGAGCTGCTGAAGTTCATTTCAGAACATGGGCAGGAAGGATTTATGCCCATGAGAAAGCAGCTTCGTTTGCATGGTAGAGTAGATATTGAGAAGGCCATAACACGAATGGGTGGATTTCGAAGGATTGCGACATTAATGAATCTCTCCCTTGCATACAAGCACCGTAAACCAAAGGGATACTGGGACAACCTTGAGAATTTACAGGAAGAG ATTAGTCGATTCCAAAGGAGTTGGGGAATGGACCTTTCATTTATGCCAAGTAGAAAATCTTTTGAGCGTGCAG GGCGATATGACATTGCACGAGCTTTGGAGAAATGGGGAGGACTTCATGAAGTTTCTCGTCTCTTGGCTCTCAAGGTGAGGCACCCCAATAGACAGGCAAATTCTATCAAGGATAGGAAAATTGATGATGTTAGTACTGATGCTGAAGGTGAAGACAAGATTCCAACAAAAGCATATGTATCTCAGGATACACAAAAATGGCTCATGAAATTTAAAGATTTGGACATTAATTGGGTTGATTAA
- the LOC7455182 gene encoding uncharacterized protein LOC7455182 isoform X3, whose translation MVDGDILANNRELHFSMVDGDFKKFEGKWSLRSGTRHGTTTLSYEVNVMPRYNFPAIFLERIIGSDLPVNLRALACRAERDFEGNQKTGITESETSMTASTSPGMVLDGAFREKDKLSTEDLKQSYPSSTFGPMLPPSNDLNNNWGVLGKACRLDRRCMVDEVHLRRYDGLLENGGVHRCVFASITVKAPVREVWNVLTAYESLPEFVPNLAISKILSRENNKVRILQEGCKGLLYMVLHARVVLDLCEHLEQEISFEQVEGDFDSFQGKWILEQLGSHHTLLKYNVESKTHRDTFLSEAIMEEVIYEDLPSNLCAIRDYIEKRESNNSSETEEHGQYSKELDSSRGDSYHEHSMAVQQVSDVSNPNSLKQRPRVPGLQRDIDVLKSELLKFISEHGQEGFMPMRKQLRLHGRVDIEKAITRMGGFRRIATLMNLSLAYKHRKPKGYWDNLENLQEEISRFQRSWGMDLSFMPSRKSFERAGRYDIARALEKWGGLHEVSRLLALKVRHPNRQANSIKDRKIDDVSTDAEGEDKIPTKAYVSQDTQKWLMKFKDLDINWVD comes from the exons ATGGTTGATGGCGATATCTTG GCCAATAATCGTGAACTACACTTTTCAATGGTTGATGGGGATTTTAAAAAGTTCGAAGGCAAATGGTCATTGAGATCTGGGACAAG GCATGGAACAACAACATTGTCATATGAAGTTAATGTGATGCCACGATACAACTTTCCAGCTATTTTTCTGGAGAGGATTATTGGATCAGATCTTCCTGTAAATCTTCGAGCCTTGGCTTGTCGGGCAGAGAGAGATTTTGAGGGGAACCAGAAGACAGGAATTACAGAGAGTGAGACATCCATGACTGCATCTACTTCTCCTGGAATGGTTTTGGATGGTGCTTTTCGTGAGAAGGATAAACTGTCAACTGAAGATTTAAAACAGAGTTATCCCAGCTCAACTTTTGGTCCCATGCTGCCACCTTCAAATGATTTGAACAATAACTGGGGGGTGCTTGGAAAAGCTTGCAGATTGGACAGGCGTTGCATGGTGGATGAAGTTCATCTGCGCAGATATGATGGCCTTTTG GAAAATGGAGGGGTTCATCGCTGTGTTTTTGCTAGCATAACTGTAAAAGCTCCTGTTCGTGAAGTTTGGAATGTTTTGACTGCTTATGAGAGTCTTCCCGA GTTTGTTCCAAACTTAGCCATCAGTAAGATTTTATCTCGAGAAAACAATAAAGTTCGCATTCTTCAG GAAGGATGTAAGGGCCTATTGTATATGGTACTTCATGCACGTGTTGTTCTAGATTTATGTGAACACCTTGAACAGGAAATCAGTTTTGAGCAGGTAGAAGGGGACTTCGATTCATTTCAAGGAAAATGGATTCTAGAGCAATTAGGAAGCCACCACACGCTACTGAAATATAATGTGGAGTCCAAAACGCACAGAGATACATTCCTTTCTGAAGCTATTATGGAAGAG GTTATATATGAAGATCTCCCATCAAATTTATGTGCAATTCGAGACTATATCGAGAAAAGGGAATCCAACAACTCTTCGGAAACAGAAGAACATGGACAATATTCGAAGGAATTGGATTCATCCAGAGGTGACAGTTATCACGAGCACAGTATGGCAGTTCAGCAGGTTTCTGATGTCAGTAACCCAAATTCACTTAAACAAAGACCCAGGGTCCCGGGATTGCAACGAGATATTGATGTTCTTAAATCTGAGCTGCTGAAGTTCATTTCAGAACATGGGCAGGAAGGATTTATGCCCATGAGAAAGCAGCTTCGTTTGCATGGTAGAGTAGATATTGAGAAGGCCATAACACGAATGGGTGGATTTCGAAGGATTGCGACATTAATGAATCTCTCCCTTGCATACAAGCACCGTAAACCAAAGGGATACTGGGACAACCTTGAGAATTTACAGGAAGAG ATTAGTCGATTCCAAAGGAGTTGGGGAATGGACCTTTCATTTATGCCAAGTAGAAAATCTTTTGAGCGTGCAG GGCGATATGACATTGCACGAGCTTTGGAGAAATGGGGAGGACTTCATGAAGTTTCTCGTCTCTTGGCTCTCAAGGTGAGGCACCCCAATAGACAGGCAAATTCTATCAAGGATAGGAAAATTGATGATGTTAGTACTGATGCTGAAGGTGAAGACAAGATTCCAACAAAAGCATATGTATCTCAGGATACACAAAAATGGCTCATGAAATTTAAAGATTTGGACATTAATTGGGTTGATTAA
- the LOC7455181 gene encoding uncharacterized protein At4g08330, chloroplastic → MGSEDLDNKIQDFQCPSSPLSLSLPHVNYSCGSCGYQLNLNSCNRNTPDIGVNYKKSIKKGSISFFSIDETRFTQIEELRCTPYFNSMRSWGLFQRRTKLLCYKCGNHLGIAYKENNTSSSPLRLGKCRSDLISWDGISDARIYVIKIRSLQPASTEDYSLS, encoded by the exons ATGGGCAGTGAAGACTTAGACAACAAGATTCAAGATTTTCAGTGCCCTTCTTCTCCATTGTCTCTCAGTCTCCCTCACGTTAACTACAG CTGCGGTTCTTGTGGGTATCAGTTAAACTTGAACTCTTGCAACCGGAACACTCCAGATATTGGAGTTAATTACAAGAAATCCATAAAGAAAGGAAGTATTTCATTCTTCAGCATTGATGAAACCAGGTTCACTCAAATTGAAGAACTTCGATGTACACCATACTTCAATTCCATGCGTTCCTGGGGTTTATTCCAGCGAAGAACCAAGCTTCTTTGTTACAAATGTGGAAATCATCTTGGGATTGCTTACAAAGAGAATAATACCTCTTCCTCCCCTCTCAGATTGGGGAAATGTCGATCAGATTTGATCTCTTGGGATGGGATTTCTGATGCCAGAATTTATGTTATCAAGATACGTTCCTTGCAGCCTGCTTCTACTGAGGACTATAGTTTGAGCTGA
- the LOC7455182 gene encoding uncharacterized protein LOC7455182 isoform X2 — protein sequence MSFYNSGTCSPPSFSMVDGDILANNRELHFSMVDGDFKKFEGKWSLRSGTRHGTTTLSYEVNVMPRYNFPAIFLERIIGSDLPVNLRALACRAERDFEGNQKTGITESETSMTASTSPGMVLDGAFREKDKLSTEDLKQSYPSSTFGPMLPPSNDLNNNWGVLGKACRLDRRCMVDEVHLRRYDGLLENGGVHRCVFASITVKAPVREVWNVLTAYESLPEFVPNLAISKILSRENNKVRILQEGCKGLLYMVLHARVVLDLCEHLEQEISFEQVEGDFDSFQGKWILEQLGSHHTLLKYNVESKTHRDTFLSEAIMEEVIYEDLPSNLCAIRDYIEKRESNNSSETEEHGQYSKELDSSRGDSYHEHSMAVQQVSDVSNPNSLKQRPRVPGLQRDIDVLKSELLKFISEHGQEGFMPMRKQLRLHGRVDIEKAITRMGGFRRIATLMNLSLAYKHRKPKGYWDNLENLQEEISRFQRSWGMDLSFMPSRKSFERAGRYDIARALEKWGGLHEVSRLLALKVRHPNRQANSIKDRKIDDVSTDAEGEDKIPTKAYVSQDTQKWLMKFKDLDINWVD from the exons ATGAGTTTCTACAACTCAGGCACATGTTCACCTCCGAGCTTTTCCATGGTTGATGGCGATATCTTG GCCAATAATCGTGAACTACACTTTTCAATGGTTGATGGGGATTTTAAAAAGTTCGAAGGCAAATGGTCATTGAGATCTGGGACAAG GCATGGAACAACAACATTGTCATATGAAGTTAATGTGATGCCACGATACAACTTTCCAGCTATTTTTCTGGAGAGGATTATTGGATCAGATCTTCCTGTAAATCTTCGAGCCTTGGCTTGTCGGGCAGAGAGAGATTTTGAGGGGAACCAGAAGACAGGAATTACAGAGAGTGAGACATCCATGACTGCATCTACTTCTCCTGGAATGGTTTTGGATGGTGCTTTTCGTGAGAAGGATAAACTGTCAACTGAAGATTTAAAACAGAGTTATCCCAGCTCAACTTTTGGTCCCATGCTGCCACCTTCAAATGATTTGAACAATAACTGGGGGGTGCTTGGAAAAGCTTGCAGATTGGACAGGCGTTGCATGGTGGATGAAGTTCATCTGCGCAGATATGATGGCCTTTTG GAAAATGGAGGGGTTCATCGCTGTGTTTTTGCTAGCATAACTGTAAAAGCTCCTGTTCGTGAAGTTTGGAATGTTTTGACTGCTTATGAGAGTCTTCCCGA GTTTGTTCCAAACTTAGCCATCAGTAAGATTTTATCTCGAGAAAACAATAAAGTTCGCATTCTTCAG GAAGGATGTAAGGGCCTATTGTATATGGTACTTCATGCACGTGTTGTTCTAGATTTATGTGAACACCTTGAACAGGAAATCAGTTTTGAGCAGGTAGAAGGGGACTTCGATTCATTTCAAGGAAAATGGATTCTAGAGCAATTAGGAAGCCACCACACGCTACTGAAATATAATGTGGAGTCCAAAACGCACAGAGATACATTCCTTTCTGAAGCTATTATGGAAGAG GTTATATATGAAGATCTCCCATCAAATTTATGTGCAATTCGAGACTATATCGAGAAAAGGGAATCCAACAACTCTTCGGAAACAGAAGAACATGGACAATATTCGAAGGAATTGGATTCATCCAGAGGTGACAGTTATCACGAGCACAGTATGGCAGTTCAGCAGGTTTCTGATGTCAGTAACCCAAATTCACTTAAACAAAGACCCAGGGTCCCGGGATTGCAACGAGATATTGATGTTCTTAAATCTGAGCTGCTGAAGTTCATTTCAGAACATGGGCAGGAAGGATTTATGCCCATGAGAAAGCAGCTTCGTTTGCATGGTAGAGTAGATATTGAGAAGGCCATAACACGAATGGGTGGATTTCGAAGGATTGCGACATTAATGAATCTCTCCCTTGCATACAAGCACCGTAAACCAAAGGGATACTGGGACAACCTTGAGAATTTACAGGAAGAG ATTAGTCGATTCCAAAGGAGTTGGGGAATGGACCTTTCATTTATGCCAAGTAGAAAATCTTTTGAGCGTGCAG GGCGATATGACATTGCACGAGCTTTGGAGAAATGGGGAGGACTTCATGAAGTTTCTCGTCTCTTGGCTCTCAAGGTGAGGCACCCCAATAGACAGGCAAATTCTATCAAGGATAGGAAAATTGATGATGTTAGTACTGATGCTGAAGGTGAAGACAAGATTCCAACAAAAGCATATGTATCTCAGGATACACAAAAATGGCTCATGAAATTTAAAGATTTGGACATTAATTGGGTTGATTAA